AAAAGTTCTGGATCATCAGTTAGACAGTTTTGCCGATTATGAATTATTGGAATTATTATTGTTTACAGCTATTCCTAGACGAGATGTTAAACCTATCGCCAAAAAATTACTAAACCAATTTGGTAGTTTGTCTGGGTTAATTAATGCTGATAAAGATAAATTATTACTAATAGAAGAAATTAACAAAAATTTTTGTATTAACCTTTATGTAGTGCGTGAACTCATCAATAGAGTATTAAAACAAAAAATTGTGAATAATAATATTATTGGTTGCTGGAGCGACCTACTTGACTATTTAAAATCAACAATGGGAAGTTTAAAAATTGAGCAGTTTAAAGTGCTATTTTTAAATAAAAAAAATATTTTGATTGCCGATGAGTTAATGTCGGTAGGTACTATTGACCAAGCAGCAGTATATCCTAGAGAAATCATTAAACGTGCTTTATTTCATGAGGCTGGAGCAATTATACTGACTCATAATCATCCAAGCGGTAGCCCCACACCATCAAAAAGCGATTTGGAACTAACCAAAAAAATAGTAGAAGTTTGTAGTGCCGTTAGTATTTCCGTCCATGATCATGTCATTATTGCCGGTGGAGAATATTATAGTTTTAAATCAAACTTATTATTATGAACTCTTCTATTATACAATTAAGTGTATTGTTCTTGCTAGCTCTAGCAGGATCTTTTATCCTGACCAAACTACTAATTCAACAATTATGGTTATTTGGCATAGTAGATAAGCCTGATAATCGGAGAGTTCATCAGGTAACTACGCCACGCGGTGGTGGTCTTGCTATAGTACTGGTACTGGTTGTTTTGGGAAGTGCATTCGAGTATTTCTTCTTCAATCAAATGACTGGTATTTTTAAGCTATTACCATTATTTTTAGTAATTGCGCTGGTGTCATTTTTAGACGACATCAGAGCAATTTCTGTATTAACAAGGTTTATCATCCATTTAATTTGTTCAGCATCAGCAATCTTGTTATTTTTATACCCAACAACTTTATTGCATCAAGAAGTACCTGTATTTGTAGATTTTATCTTTGCAACAATAGCGCTCACCGCATTTCTTAATATTTACAATTTCCTGGATGGCATTGATGGTATCACTGCGGTGGAATCAATCCATTTATCAATAACAATATTATTACTCTGTTATTTGAAATATGAGATAATCCTCAACGCAAAACTTATAATAGTTATTGCAGTAATATTACTTGCTTGTTCTATAAGTTTTTTAATATTTAACTGGTCTCCAGCTCAAATATTTATTGGTGACGTTGGTAGTATTAGTCTTGGTTTTCTAATAGGAGTATGTCTGCTATTAATTTCGGCTTCAAGTGCACGCCTATTTGCTGCAGCAAGCATTGCCAGCCTTTATTATTTAGCTGATGGCGGTTTAACTATACTAATTAGACTGATTAATGGAGAAAAAATTTGGCAGCCACATTTAAAACATTTCTTTCAACAAGCAATAAGGAATGGTTTTAGCAATAAGCAAGTGGTGTGGCGAATAATATTTTGCAACTTATTATTAATGGTGTTTGCGATTAGTGCATTATATTATCCGGCATTATCTATTATGTGTGCCATACTAGTAGTAATGACTACTCTAGTTGGTTTTAGTAGCAAAAAATAAGATATAAGAGGAAGATCTAGTGGTAACAAAAACGATTAGTACTTTTAGTAGTAGACCTCTCTCACAAACTCTACCTTTGCAGATTAATTTGCGCAACAGTTCAGTACTTGAACTCGGAACAATATGATACTTTCTTCGTTCAGACAAAA
The genomic region above belongs to Candidatus Trichorickettsia mobilis and contains:
- the radC gene encoding RadC family protein — encoded protein: MQDNQLQPHYIGHRSRLRQKVLDHQLDSFADYELLELLLFTAIPRRDVKPIAKKLLNQFGSLSGLINADKDKLLLIEEINKNFCINLYVVRELINRVLKQKIVNNNIIGCWSDLLDYLKSTMGSLKIEQFKVLFLNKKNILIADELMSVGTIDQAAVYPREIIKRALFHEAGAIILTHNHPSGSPTPSKSDLELTKKIVEVCSAVSISVHDHVIIAGGEYYSFKSNLLL
- a CDS encoding glycosyltransferase family 4 protein, coding for MNSSIIQLSVLFLLALAGSFILTKLLIQQLWLFGIVDKPDNRRVHQVTTPRGGGLAIVLVLVVLGSAFEYFFFNQMTGIFKLLPLFLVIALVSFLDDIRAISVLTRFIIHLICSASAILLFLYPTTLLHQEVPVFVDFIFATIALTAFLNIYNFLDGIDGITAVESIHLSITILLLCYLKYEIILNAKLIIVIAVILLACSISFLIFNWSPAQIFIGDVGSISLGFLIGVCLLLISASSARLFAAASIASLYYLADGGLTILIRLINGEKIWQPHLKHFFQQAIRNGFSNKQVVWRIIFCNLLLMVFAISALYYPALSIMCAILVVMTTLVGFSSKK